One Coffea arabica cultivar ET-39 chromosome 5c, Coffea Arabica ET-39 HiFi, whole genome shotgun sequence DNA window includes the following coding sequences:
- the LOC140007902 gene encoding chloride channel protein CLC-f-like isoform X2: protein MSGSEYGDRNVLLRSNSSASEDDLEAQPTPRSGNKGIKDLLKRLDRGFSNRRFISFNRRSFDGSRHHQLQQNSVHSHSHSDPGVSGDAGEEEMLGDFAPPEWALLLIGCLLGLATGLCVAAFNRGVHVIHEWAWAGTPNEGAAWLRLQRLADTWHRILLIPVLGGVIVGMLHGLLDILGQIQQSTSQGQGFDVLAGIFPTVKALQAAITLGTGCSLGPEGPSVDIGKSCAYGCSVMMENNKERRIALVAAGAAAGISSGFNAPVAGCFFAIETVLRPLRAENSPPFTTAMIILASVISSTVSNAVLGEKQAFTVPTYELKSAAELPLYLILGMLCGVVSVALTYLVAWFTKAFQFMKDRFGIPDVVCPAIGGLGAGIIALRYPGILYWGFTNVDEILHTGKTASAPGIWLLAQLSAAKVVATALCKGSHLVGGLYAPSLMIGAAVGAVFGGSAGELINSAMPGNAAIAQSQAYALGAVGLAIWVPSVTNESKDTELSDSKSLARNYSVISPNEDKNEEGSWRQTDEGKEMELSVVGNPSNCAGMDGEFLLEDLKVSQAMSNDFPKVPPNQTIKEALKCMHDGQQNCVLIVDAENYLEGILTYGDIKRFLFKNSGDASNSNSSLQDVNTCSVSSICTRGISYRGRHCGLLTCYPDTDLSIAKQLMEAKGIKQLPVVKRGADFQKERKRRVLAVLLYDSIQNALRDEIDRRRSVGQQTLENNQ, encoded by the exons ATGTCAGGAAGCGAGTACGGCGACCGCAACGTACTATTGCGCTCCAATTCATCGGCTTCGGAAGACGATTTAGAAGCTCAGCCAACTCCCCGGAGCGGTAATAAAGGCATTAAAGATCTATTAAAGCGTTTGGATCGAGGCTTTTCTAATCGCAGATTTATTAGTTTTAATCGGCGGTCTTTCGACGGTAGCCGCCACCACCAGCTACAGCAGAATTCGGTTCACTCTCATTCGCATTCGGATCCCGGTGTAAGTGGTGATGCCGGTGAGGAGGAAATGCTCGGCGATTTCGCTCCGCCTGAGTGGGCGTTGCTGCTTATTGGATGCCTTCTTGGTTTAGCTACTGGTCTTTGTGTTGCCGCCTTTAACCGTGGG GTGCATGTGATTCATGAGTGGGCATGGGCTGGCACTCCTAATGAGGGTGCTGCATGGCTACGTTTACAGAGACTAGCTGATACTTGGCATCGAATACTATTGATACCGGTCTTGGGTGGAGTAATTGTTGGCATGCTGCATGGTTTACTTGACATATTGGGTCAAATACAGCAGTCCACTTCTCAGGGACAGGGATTTGATGTTCTTGCCGGAATATTCCCGACAGTAAAAGCCCTCCAAGCAGCCATAACTTTGGGCACTGGGTGTTCTTTAGGTCCTGAAGGCCCCAGCGTAGATATTGGAAAATCATGTGCTTATGGTTGCTCAGTAATGATGGAGAACAACAAGGAAAGGAGAATAGCTCTTGTAGCTGCTGGTGCTGCCGCTGGAATCTCTTCAG GTTTCAATGCACCAGTTGCAGGCTGTTTCTTTGCTATTGAAACTGTTTTAAGGCCTCTTCGTGCAGAAAATTCTCCTCCATTTACAACTGCAATGATAATCTTGGCGTCTGTTATCTCATCCACAGTATCAAATGCTGTTCTTGGAGAGAAACAAGCTTTCACAGTGCCCACGTATGAATTGAAATCTGCTGCTG AGCTACCATTATACCTTATATTGGGAATGCTTTGTGGAGTAGTAAGTGTGGCTCTCACTTACTTGGTTGCTTGGTTCACTAAAGCATTTCAGTTCATGAAAGATAGATTTGGAATCCCTGATGTCGTTTGCCCTGCTATTGGAGGTTTAGGAGCTGGGATTATAGCTCTTAGATACCCTGGAATACTTTATTGGGGTTTCACTAATGTTGATGAAATTCTGCATACTGGGAAGACTGCTTCAGCACCTGGTATTTGGCTTTTAGCACAATTATCTGCTGCAAAAGTTGTGGCAACTGCTCTTTGTAAAGGTTCTCACCTTGTTGGTGGCTTGTATGCACCAAGCTTAATGATCGGTGCAGCTGTGGGTGCTGTTTTTGGAGGTTCGGCTGGGGAGCTAATCAATTCAGCTATGCCAGGAAATGCTGCTATTGCCCAATCGCAAGCATATGCATTG GGGGCCGTTGGATTGGCTATATGGGTGCCCTCTGTGACAAATGAATCTAAAGACACAGAGCTATCAGATTCAAAGTCTTTGGCAAGAAATTATTCAGTTATCTCACCtaatgaagacaaaaatgaggaaggAAGTTGGAGGCAAACTGACgaaggaaaagaaatggaaCTTTCTGTTGTTGGAAATCCCAGTAATTGTGCTGGAATGGATGGTGAATTTCTTCTGGAGGATCTGaag GTATCTCAGGCCATGTCAAATGACTTTCCGAAGGTCCCTCCGAACCAAACTATTAAAGAAGCTTTGAAATGTATGCACGATGGTCAGCAGAATTGTGTCCTTATTGTTGATgctgaaaattatttggaaggAATTTTAACTTACGGTGACATTAAGCGGTTTCTCTTCAAGAATTCTGGTGATGCTTCCAACAGTAATTCATCACTTCAAGAT GTGAATACATGTTCAGTTTCTTCTATATGCACCCGAGGAATAAGCTACCGTGGAAGGCATTGTGGACTTCTAACCTGTTATCCAGATACTGACCTGTCAATAGCAAAGCAGCTAATGGAGGCCAAGGGAATTAAGCAATTGCCTGTGGTCAAACGTGGAGCAGACttccagaaagaaagaaagcggAGAGTTCTGGCTGTTCTTTTGTACGATTCAATCCAAAATGCTCTCAG AGATGAGATAGATCGGCGGAGATCAGTTGGTCAGCAGACACTAGAAAACAATCAGTGA
- the LOC140007902 gene encoding chloride channel protein CLC-f-like isoform X3 → MSGSEYGDRNVLLRSNSSASEDDLEAQPTPRSGNKGIKDLLKRLDRGFSNRRFISFNRRSFDGSRHHQLQQNSVHSHSHSDPGVSGDAGEEEMLGDFAPPEWALLLIGCLLGLATGLCVAAFNRGVHVIHEWAWAGTPNEGAAWLRLQRLADTWHRILLIPVLGGVIVGMLHGLLDILGQIQQSTSQGQGFDVLAGIFPTVKALQAAITLGTGCSLGPEGPSVDIGKSCAYGCSVMMENNKERRIALVAAGAAAGISSELPLYLILGMLCGVVSVALTYLVAWFTKAFQFMKDRFGIPDVVCPAIGGLGAGIIALRYPGILYWGFTNVDEILHTGKTASAPGIWLLAQLSAAKVVATALCKGSHLVGGLYAPSLMIGAAVGAVFGGSAGELINSAMPGNAAIAQSQAYALVGMAATLASVCSVPLTSILLLFELTKDYRILLPLMGAVGLAIWVPSVTNESKDTELSDSKSLARNYSVISPNEDKNEEGSWRQTDEGKEMELSVVGNPSNCAGMDGEFLLEDLKVSQAMSNDFPKVPPNQTIKEALKCMHDGQQNCVLIVDAENYLEGILTYGDIKRFLFKNSGDASNSNSSLQDVNTCSVSSICTRGISYRGRHCGLLTCYPDTDLSIAKQLMEAKGIKQLPVVKRGADFQKERKRRVLAVLLYDSIQNALRDEIDRRRSVGQQTLENNQ, encoded by the exons ATGTCAGGAAGCGAGTACGGCGACCGCAACGTACTATTGCGCTCCAATTCATCGGCTTCGGAAGACGATTTAGAAGCTCAGCCAACTCCCCGGAGCGGTAATAAAGGCATTAAAGATCTATTAAAGCGTTTGGATCGAGGCTTTTCTAATCGCAGATTTATTAGTTTTAATCGGCGGTCTTTCGACGGTAGCCGCCACCACCAGCTACAGCAGAATTCGGTTCACTCTCATTCGCATTCGGATCCCGGTGTAAGTGGTGATGCCGGTGAGGAGGAAATGCTCGGCGATTTCGCTCCGCCTGAGTGGGCGTTGCTGCTTATTGGATGCCTTCTTGGTTTAGCTACTGGTCTTTGTGTTGCCGCCTTTAACCGTGGG GTGCATGTGATTCATGAGTGGGCATGGGCTGGCACTCCTAATGAGGGTGCTGCATGGCTACGTTTACAGAGACTAGCTGATACTTGGCATCGAATACTATTGATACCGGTCTTGGGTGGAGTAATTGTTGGCATGCTGCATGGTTTACTTGACATATTGGGTCAAATACAGCAGTCCACTTCTCAGGGACAGGGATTTGATGTTCTTGCCGGAATATTCCCGACAGTAAAAGCCCTCCAAGCAGCCATAACTTTGGGCACTGGGTGTTCTTTAGGTCCTGAAGGCCCCAGCGTAGATATTGGAAAATCATGTGCTTATGGTTGCTCAGTAATGATGGAGAACAACAAGGAAAGGAGAATAGCTCTTGTAGCTGCTGGTGCTGCCGCTGGAATCTCTTCAG AGCTACCATTATACCTTATATTGGGAATGCTTTGTGGAGTAGTAAGTGTGGCTCTCACTTACTTGGTTGCTTGGTTCACTAAAGCATTTCAGTTCATGAAAGATAGATTTGGAATCCCTGATGTCGTTTGCCCTGCTATTGGAGGTTTAGGAGCTGGGATTATAGCTCTTAGATACCCTGGAATACTTTATTGGGGTTTCACTAATGTTGATGAAATTCTGCATACTGGGAAGACTGCTTCAGCACCTGGTATTTGGCTTTTAGCACAATTATCTGCTGCAAAAGTTGTGGCAACTGCTCTTTGTAAAGGTTCTCACCTTGTTGGTGGCTTGTATGCACCAAGCTTAATGATCGGTGCAGCTGTGGGTGCTGTTTTTGGAGGTTCGGCTGGGGAGCTAATCAATTCAGCTATGCCAGGAAATGCTGCTATTGCCCAATCGCAAGCATATGCATTG GTTGGAATGGCTGCTACACTAGCTTCAGTTTGTTCAGTGCCTTTGACTTCAATTCTTCTACTGTTTGAATTGACAAAAGATTACCGAATATTGCTTCCTCTCATG GGGGCCGTTGGATTGGCTATATGGGTGCCCTCTGTGACAAATGAATCTAAAGACACAGAGCTATCAGATTCAAAGTCTTTGGCAAGAAATTATTCAGTTATCTCACCtaatgaagacaaaaatgaggaaggAAGTTGGAGGCAAACTGACgaaggaaaagaaatggaaCTTTCTGTTGTTGGAAATCCCAGTAATTGTGCTGGAATGGATGGTGAATTTCTTCTGGAGGATCTGaag GTATCTCAGGCCATGTCAAATGACTTTCCGAAGGTCCCTCCGAACCAAACTATTAAAGAAGCTTTGAAATGTATGCACGATGGTCAGCAGAATTGTGTCCTTATTGTTGATgctgaaaattatttggaaggAATTTTAACTTACGGTGACATTAAGCGGTTTCTCTTCAAGAATTCTGGTGATGCTTCCAACAGTAATTCATCACTTCAAGAT GTGAATACATGTTCAGTTTCTTCTATATGCACCCGAGGAATAAGCTACCGTGGAAGGCATTGTGGACTTCTAACCTGTTATCCAGATACTGACCTGTCAATAGCAAAGCAGCTAATGGAGGCCAAGGGAATTAAGCAATTGCCTGTGGTCAAACGTGGAGCAGACttccagaaagaaagaaagcggAGAGTTCTGGCTGTTCTTTTGTACGATTCAATCCAAAATGCTCTCAG AGATGAGATAGATCGGCGGAGATCAGTTGGTCAGCAGACACTAGAAAACAATCAGTGA
- the LOC140007902 gene encoding chloride channel protein CLC-f-like isoform X1, whose translation MSGSEYGDRNVLLRSNSSASEDDLEAQPTPRSGNKGIKDLLKRLDRGFSNRRFISFNRRSFDGSRHHQLQQNSVHSHSHSDPGVSGDAGEEEMLGDFAPPEWALLLIGCLLGLATGLCVAAFNRGVHVIHEWAWAGTPNEGAAWLRLQRLADTWHRILLIPVLGGVIVGMLHGLLDILGQIQQSTSQGQGFDVLAGIFPTVKALQAAITLGTGCSLGPEGPSVDIGKSCAYGCSVMMENNKERRIALVAAGAAAGISSGFNAPVAGCFFAIETVLRPLRAENSPPFTTAMIILASVISSTVSNAVLGEKQAFTVPTYELKSAAELPLYLILGMLCGVVSVALTYLVAWFTKAFQFMKDRFGIPDVVCPAIGGLGAGIIALRYPGILYWGFTNVDEILHTGKTASAPGIWLLAQLSAAKVVATALCKGSHLVGGLYAPSLMIGAAVGAVFGGSAGELINSAMPGNAAIAQSQAYALVGMAATLASVCSVPLTSILLLFELTKDYRILLPLMGAVGLAIWVPSVTNESKDTELSDSKSLARNYSVISPNEDKNEEGSWRQTDEGKEMELSVVGNPSNCAGMDGEFLLEDLKVSQAMSNDFPKVPPNQTIKEALKCMHDGQQNCVLIVDAENYLEGILTYGDIKRFLFKNSGDASNSNSSLQDVNTCSVSSICTRGISYRGRHCGLLTCYPDTDLSIAKQLMEAKGIKQLPVVKRGADFQKERKRRVLAVLLYDSIQNALRDEIDRRRSVGQQTLENNQ comes from the exons ATGTCAGGAAGCGAGTACGGCGACCGCAACGTACTATTGCGCTCCAATTCATCGGCTTCGGAAGACGATTTAGAAGCTCAGCCAACTCCCCGGAGCGGTAATAAAGGCATTAAAGATCTATTAAAGCGTTTGGATCGAGGCTTTTCTAATCGCAGATTTATTAGTTTTAATCGGCGGTCTTTCGACGGTAGCCGCCACCACCAGCTACAGCAGAATTCGGTTCACTCTCATTCGCATTCGGATCCCGGTGTAAGTGGTGATGCCGGTGAGGAGGAAATGCTCGGCGATTTCGCTCCGCCTGAGTGGGCGTTGCTGCTTATTGGATGCCTTCTTGGTTTAGCTACTGGTCTTTGTGTTGCCGCCTTTAACCGTGGG GTGCATGTGATTCATGAGTGGGCATGGGCTGGCACTCCTAATGAGGGTGCTGCATGGCTACGTTTACAGAGACTAGCTGATACTTGGCATCGAATACTATTGATACCGGTCTTGGGTGGAGTAATTGTTGGCATGCTGCATGGTTTACTTGACATATTGGGTCAAATACAGCAGTCCACTTCTCAGGGACAGGGATTTGATGTTCTTGCCGGAATATTCCCGACAGTAAAAGCCCTCCAAGCAGCCATAACTTTGGGCACTGGGTGTTCTTTAGGTCCTGAAGGCCCCAGCGTAGATATTGGAAAATCATGTGCTTATGGTTGCTCAGTAATGATGGAGAACAACAAGGAAAGGAGAATAGCTCTTGTAGCTGCTGGTGCTGCCGCTGGAATCTCTTCAG GTTTCAATGCACCAGTTGCAGGCTGTTTCTTTGCTATTGAAACTGTTTTAAGGCCTCTTCGTGCAGAAAATTCTCCTCCATTTACAACTGCAATGATAATCTTGGCGTCTGTTATCTCATCCACAGTATCAAATGCTGTTCTTGGAGAGAAACAAGCTTTCACAGTGCCCACGTATGAATTGAAATCTGCTGCTG AGCTACCATTATACCTTATATTGGGAATGCTTTGTGGAGTAGTAAGTGTGGCTCTCACTTACTTGGTTGCTTGGTTCACTAAAGCATTTCAGTTCATGAAAGATAGATTTGGAATCCCTGATGTCGTTTGCCCTGCTATTGGAGGTTTAGGAGCTGGGATTATAGCTCTTAGATACCCTGGAATACTTTATTGGGGTTTCACTAATGTTGATGAAATTCTGCATACTGGGAAGACTGCTTCAGCACCTGGTATTTGGCTTTTAGCACAATTATCTGCTGCAAAAGTTGTGGCAACTGCTCTTTGTAAAGGTTCTCACCTTGTTGGTGGCTTGTATGCACCAAGCTTAATGATCGGTGCAGCTGTGGGTGCTGTTTTTGGAGGTTCGGCTGGGGAGCTAATCAATTCAGCTATGCCAGGAAATGCTGCTATTGCCCAATCGCAAGCATATGCATTG GTTGGAATGGCTGCTACACTAGCTTCAGTTTGTTCAGTGCCTTTGACTTCAATTCTTCTACTGTTTGAATTGACAAAAGATTACCGAATATTGCTTCCTCTCATG GGGGCCGTTGGATTGGCTATATGGGTGCCCTCTGTGACAAATGAATCTAAAGACACAGAGCTATCAGATTCAAAGTCTTTGGCAAGAAATTATTCAGTTATCTCACCtaatgaagacaaaaatgaggaaggAAGTTGGAGGCAAACTGACgaaggaaaagaaatggaaCTTTCTGTTGTTGGAAATCCCAGTAATTGTGCTGGAATGGATGGTGAATTTCTTCTGGAGGATCTGaag GTATCTCAGGCCATGTCAAATGACTTTCCGAAGGTCCCTCCGAACCAAACTATTAAAGAAGCTTTGAAATGTATGCACGATGGTCAGCAGAATTGTGTCCTTATTGTTGATgctgaaaattatttggaaggAATTTTAACTTACGGTGACATTAAGCGGTTTCTCTTCAAGAATTCTGGTGATGCTTCCAACAGTAATTCATCACTTCAAGAT GTGAATACATGTTCAGTTTCTTCTATATGCACCCGAGGAATAAGCTACCGTGGAAGGCATTGTGGACTTCTAACCTGTTATCCAGATACTGACCTGTCAATAGCAAAGCAGCTAATGGAGGCCAAGGGAATTAAGCAATTGCCTGTGGTCAAACGTGGAGCAGACttccagaaagaaagaaagcggAGAGTTCTGGCTGTTCTTTTGTACGATTCAATCCAAAATGCTCTCAG AGATGAGATAGATCGGCGGAGATCAGTTGGTCAGCAGACACTAGAAAACAATCAGTGA
- the LOC140007902 gene encoding chloride channel protein CLC-f-like isoform X4, whose amino-acid sequence MSGSEYGDRNVLLRSNSSASEDDLEAQPTPRSGNKGIKDLLKRLDRGFSNRRFISFNRRSFDGSRHHQLQQNSVHSHSHSDPGVSGDAGEEEMLGDFAPPEWALLLIGCLLGLATGLCVAAFNRGVHVIHEWAWAGTPNEGAAWLRLQRLADTWHRILLIPVLGGVIVGMLHGLLDILGQIQQSTSQGQGFDVLAGIFPTVKALQAAITLGTGCSLGPEGPSVDIGKSCAYGCSVMMENNKERRIALVAAGAAAGISSGFNAPVAGCFFAIETVLRPLRAENSPPFTTAMIILASVISSTVSNAVLGEKQAFTVPTYELKSAAELPLYLILGMLCGVVSVALTYLVAWFTKAFQFMKDRFGIPDVVCPAIGGLGAGIIALRYPGILYWGFTNVDEILHTGKTASAPGIWLLAQLSAAKVVATALCKGSHLVGGLYAPSLMIGAAVGAVFGGSAGELINSAMPGNAAIAQSQAYALVGMAATLASVCSVPLTSILLLFELTKDYRILLPLMGAVGLAIWVPSVTNESKDTELSDSKSLARNYSVISPNEDKNEEGSWRQTDEGKEMELSVVGNPSNCAGMDGEFLLEDLKVSQAMSNDFPKVPPNQTIKEALKCMHDGQQNCVLIVDAENYLEGILTYGDIKRFLFKNSGDASNSNSSLQDVCEVNWYCETIIW is encoded by the exons ATGTCAGGAAGCGAGTACGGCGACCGCAACGTACTATTGCGCTCCAATTCATCGGCTTCGGAAGACGATTTAGAAGCTCAGCCAACTCCCCGGAGCGGTAATAAAGGCATTAAAGATCTATTAAAGCGTTTGGATCGAGGCTTTTCTAATCGCAGATTTATTAGTTTTAATCGGCGGTCTTTCGACGGTAGCCGCCACCACCAGCTACAGCAGAATTCGGTTCACTCTCATTCGCATTCGGATCCCGGTGTAAGTGGTGATGCCGGTGAGGAGGAAATGCTCGGCGATTTCGCTCCGCCTGAGTGGGCGTTGCTGCTTATTGGATGCCTTCTTGGTTTAGCTACTGGTCTTTGTGTTGCCGCCTTTAACCGTGGG GTGCATGTGATTCATGAGTGGGCATGGGCTGGCACTCCTAATGAGGGTGCTGCATGGCTACGTTTACAGAGACTAGCTGATACTTGGCATCGAATACTATTGATACCGGTCTTGGGTGGAGTAATTGTTGGCATGCTGCATGGTTTACTTGACATATTGGGTCAAATACAGCAGTCCACTTCTCAGGGACAGGGATTTGATGTTCTTGCCGGAATATTCCCGACAGTAAAAGCCCTCCAAGCAGCCATAACTTTGGGCACTGGGTGTTCTTTAGGTCCTGAAGGCCCCAGCGTAGATATTGGAAAATCATGTGCTTATGGTTGCTCAGTAATGATGGAGAACAACAAGGAAAGGAGAATAGCTCTTGTAGCTGCTGGTGCTGCCGCTGGAATCTCTTCAG GTTTCAATGCACCAGTTGCAGGCTGTTTCTTTGCTATTGAAACTGTTTTAAGGCCTCTTCGTGCAGAAAATTCTCCTCCATTTACAACTGCAATGATAATCTTGGCGTCTGTTATCTCATCCACAGTATCAAATGCTGTTCTTGGAGAGAAACAAGCTTTCACAGTGCCCACGTATGAATTGAAATCTGCTGCTG AGCTACCATTATACCTTATATTGGGAATGCTTTGTGGAGTAGTAAGTGTGGCTCTCACTTACTTGGTTGCTTGGTTCACTAAAGCATTTCAGTTCATGAAAGATAGATTTGGAATCCCTGATGTCGTTTGCCCTGCTATTGGAGGTTTAGGAGCTGGGATTATAGCTCTTAGATACCCTGGAATACTTTATTGGGGTTTCACTAATGTTGATGAAATTCTGCATACTGGGAAGACTGCTTCAGCACCTGGTATTTGGCTTTTAGCACAATTATCTGCTGCAAAAGTTGTGGCAACTGCTCTTTGTAAAGGTTCTCACCTTGTTGGTGGCTTGTATGCACCAAGCTTAATGATCGGTGCAGCTGTGGGTGCTGTTTTTGGAGGTTCGGCTGGGGAGCTAATCAATTCAGCTATGCCAGGAAATGCTGCTATTGCCCAATCGCAAGCATATGCATTG GTTGGAATGGCTGCTACACTAGCTTCAGTTTGTTCAGTGCCTTTGACTTCAATTCTTCTACTGTTTGAATTGACAAAAGATTACCGAATATTGCTTCCTCTCATG GGGGCCGTTGGATTGGCTATATGGGTGCCCTCTGTGACAAATGAATCTAAAGACACAGAGCTATCAGATTCAAAGTCTTTGGCAAGAAATTATTCAGTTATCTCACCtaatgaagacaaaaatgaggaaggAAGTTGGAGGCAAACTGACgaaggaaaagaaatggaaCTTTCTGTTGTTGGAAATCCCAGTAATTGTGCTGGAATGGATGGTGAATTTCTTCTGGAGGATCTGaag GTATCTCAGGCCATGTCAAATGACTTTCCGAAGGTCCCTCCGAACCAAACTATTAAAGAAGCTTTGAAATGTATGCACGATGGTCAGCAGAATTGTGTCCTTATTGTTGATgctgaaaattatttggaaggAATTTTAACTTACGGTGACATTAAGCGGTTTCTCTTCAAGAATTCTGGTGATGCTTCCAACAGTAATTCATCACTTCAAGATGTATGTGAAGTGAATTGGTACTGTGAAACAATTATTTG GTGA
- the LOC140007902 gene encoding chloride channel protein CLC-f-like isoform X5 yields the protein MSGSEYGDRNVLLRSNSSASEDDLEAQPTPRSGNKGIKDLLKRLDRGFSNRRFISFNRRSFDGSRHHQLQQNSVHSHSHSDPGVSGDAGEEEMLGDFAPPEWALLLIGCLLGLATGLCVAAFNRGVHVIHEWAWAGTPNEGAAWLRLQRLADTWHRILLIPVLGGVIVGMLHGLLDILGQIQQSTSQGQGFDVLAGIFPTVKALQAAITLGTGCSLGPEGPSVDIGKSCAYGCSVMMENNKERRIALVAAGAAAGISSGFNAPVAGCFFAIETVLRPLRAENSPPFTTAMIILASVISSTVSNAVLGEKQAFTVPTYELKSAAELPLYLILGMLCGVVSVALTYLVAWFTKAFQFMKDRFGIPDVVCPAIGGLGAGIIALRYPGILYWGFTNVDEILHTGKTASAPGIWLLAQLSAAKVVATALCKGSHLVGGLYAPSLMIGAAVGAVFGGSAGELINSAMPGNAAIAQSQAYALVGMAATLASVCSVPLTSILLLFELTKDYRILLPLMGAVGLAIWVPSVTNESKDTELSDSKSLARNYSVISPNEDKNEEGSWRQTDEGKEMELSVVGNPSNCAGMDGEFLLEDLKVSQAMSNDFPKVPPNQTIKEALKCMHDGQQNCVLIVDAENYLEGILTYGDIKRFLFKNSGDASNSNSSLQDVCEVNW from the exons ATGTCAGGAAGCGAGTACGGCGACCGCAACGTACTATTGCGCTCCAATTCATCGGCTTCGGAAGACGATTTAGAAGCTCAGCCAACTCCCCGGAGCGGTAATAAAGGCATTAAAGATCTATTAAAGCGTTTGGATCGAGGCTTTTCTAATCGCAGATTTATTAGTTTTAATCGGCGGTCTTTCGACGGTAGCCGCCACCACCAGCTACAGCAGAATTCGGTTCACTCTCATTCGCATTCGGATCCCGGTGTAAGTGGTGATGCCGGTGAGGAGGAAATGCTCGGCGATTTCGCTCCGCCTGAGTGGGCGTTGCTGCTTATTGGATGCCTTCTTGGTTTAGCTACTGGTCTTTGTGTTGCCGCCTTTAACCGTGGG GTGCATGTGATTCATGAGTGGGCATGGGCTGGCACTCCTAATGAGGGTGCTGCATGGCTACGTTTACAGAGACTAGCTGATACTTGGCATCGAATACTATTGATACCGGTCTTGGGTGGAGTAATTGTTGGCATGCTGCATGGTTTACTTGACATATTGGGTCAAATACAGCAGTCCACTTCTCAGGGACAGGGATTTGATGTTCTTGCCGGAATATTCCCGACAGTAAAAGCCCTCCAAGCAGCCATAACTTTGGGCACTGGGTGTTCTTTAGGTCCTGAAGGCCCCAGCGTAGATATTGGAAAATCATGTGCTTATGGTTGCTCAGTAATGATGGAGAACAACAAGGAAAGGAGAATAGCTCTTGTAGCTGCTGGTGCTGCCGCTGGAATCTCTTCAG GTTTCAATGCACCAGTTGCAGGCTGTTTCTTTGCTATTGAAACTGTTTTAAGGCCTCTTCGTGCAGAAAATTCTCCTCCATTTACAACTGCAATGATAATCTTGGCGTCTGTTATCTCATCCACAGTATCAAATGCTGTTCTTGGAGAGAAACAAGCTTTCACAGTGCCCACGTATGAATTGAAATCTGCTGCTG AGCTACCATTATACCTTATATTGGGAATGCTTTGTGGAGTAGTAAGTGTGGCTCTCACTTACTTGGTTGCTTGGTTCACTAAAGCATTTCAGTTCATGAAAGATAGATTTGGAATCCCTGATGTCGTTTGCCCTGCTATTGGAGGTTTAGGAGCTGGGATTATAGCTCTTAGATACCCTGGAATACTTTATTGGGGTTTCACTAATGTTGATGAAATTCTGCATACTGGGAAGACTGCTTCAGCACCTGGTATTTGGCTTTTAGCACAATTATCTGCTGCAAAAGTTGTGGCAACTGCTCTTTGTAAAGGTTCTCACCTTGTTGGTGGCTTGTATGCACCAAGCTTAATGATCGGTGCAGCTGTGGGTGCTGTTTTTGGAGGTTCGGCTGGGGAGCTAATCAATTCAGCTATGCCAGGAAATGCTGCTATTGCCCAATCGCAAGCATATGCATTG GTTGGAATGGCTGCTACACTAGCTTCAGTTTGTTCAGTGCCTTTGACTTCAATTCTTCTACTGTTTGAATTGACAAAAGATTACCGAATATTGCTTCCTCTCATG GGGGCCGTTGGATTGGCTATATGGGTGCCCTCTGTGACAAATGAATCTAAAGACACAGAGCTATCAGATTCAAAGTCTTTGGCAAGAAATTATTCAGTTATCTCACCtaatgaagacaaaaatgaggaaggAAGTTGGAGGCAAACTGACgaaggaaaagaaatggaaCTTTCTGTTGTTGGAAATCCCAGTAATTGTGCTGGAATGGATGGTGAATTTCTTCTGGAGGATCTGaag GTATCTCAGGCCATGTCAAATGACTTTCCGAAGGTCCCTCCGAACCAAACTATTAAAGAAGCTTTGAAATGTATGCACGATGGTCAGCAGAATTGTGTCCTTATTGTTGATgctgaaaattatttggaaggAATTTTAACTTACGGTGACATTAAGCGGTTTCTCTTCAAGAATTCTGGTGATGCTTCCAACAGTAATTCATCACTTCAAGATGTATGTGAAGTGAATTG GTGA